TCGGCATCGACAGCAACTGGCCGGCTCGGTTTTTGCTGGAACTGCAGGAGTTGAACACGACGGTGAAAATGGTGCGCGGTTCGTTCGCGGTGGACGGCGTCCGGATGTGCAAGGACGAAACGGAGCAGGCCAAGATGCAGGAAGCTTCGCGCTTAAATGATCTGGCGATGGCGAAGATCCAAAAAGAGATTCAACCTGGCCGGACGGAACTCGAAATGGTCGAAATCCTGAGCGGTATTTACAGAGAGCTTGGTACGGCCGGCTTTTCGTTCGATCCGATCATTTCTTACGGCGCGGGCGCGGCCGAACCGCATCACACGAGCGATGATACCTGCGTCAAGCCGGGCGACTGCATCGTGATCGATATCGGCTGCAAGAAGAACGAATATTGCTCGGACATGACTCGCACGGTCTTCTATAAGACGGTGTCGCCCGAAGCGGAAAAGGTGTATAATCTGGTCAAAGAAGCGAACCTGAGCGCGATCGCAGCGGTTAAGCCGGGCGTTCGTTTTTGCGATATCGACCGTGCGGCGCGCAGCGTGATTGAAGCAGGCGGCTATGGCCCGTTCTTTACGCATCGAACCGGTCATTGCATCGGGCTTGACGTACATGATTTCGGCGATGTTTCGGCGGCGAACGAACTTCCGGTGCGAGAGGGGATGATCTTTTCGATCGAACCGGGTATCTATTTGAAAGGAAAATTCGGCGTGCGGATCGAGGACCTGGTTCTCGTGACGAAAGACGGCTGCAAGGTACTCAATGCGCATACGAAAGAGCTGACCATCATCGACTAAAAACAAAAAAAAGTACGGCGTCGGACAGTATCCGGCGTCGTACTTTTTTGTTCTGTGACTGATGAGAAAACGAAAGCAAGCGGGACGTTTTTACACGAAGAGTTGAAGATGGGAAGGCAGAAAGAGTTTTACATCCTTCTTGCAGTCGGATTCTGTTTTTGTTTTTACCCGTCATTCGCGCAACGAATCTGTGGTGCGCAGCACCTGTGGTTCAAATACACTTCTTGTGTAACGGGCATGCATGAAAGCGCCGTTATTTGAAGAGCGGCGGCGAGGAGACGGAAAGCACACGGACTTGCTGCGCGCTGGGATTGGACCAGGAATGAGGCAGCGTCGACGGGTAGTGAATCGATTCCCCGGTTTTGACCCGATGTTGTTTGCCGTCAAGGTCGACGAGCAACGCGCCTTCGAGCACGTAGACGAACTCTTCGCCGGGGTGGCTGTAGACCTGACCGAAGTTGGAGTTCGGCGGCAACGTCACCAGCAGCGGCTCAACCGAACTTTCGGGGAACTGTCCGGACAGGCGCACATATTCGAACGGCGAACCTTCGATGTTCCATTTCTCCTGTTTTTCCAGTGTGACATGATAATGATGGTTTTCATGCGTGTCAAAAAAATATGTGATCGGCACGTTGAGCGTTTCGGCAATTTTTTTTAATGAAGTGATGGCCAGTGAGGAACTGCCGTTTTCAATCTGCGACAAAAAACTGATCGAAAGGCCGCAAAGCTCGCTCATGTTTTTTAAGGTGAGGCCTTTGCTCTTGCGCAGCGCGGCAATTTTCTCTCCGATTTCGTTGATCATAGGTACCTCCGTATTCAGTGAAGCTGTTTTAATTGTAGCAAAAATGAGCGGCAAAGTCATCCGTCCTATGTCGCCGTCCCAAGCGAGCGTTTCTTACGAATTTATTATATTAAACAAAATTTGTATGATTCCACCATAGTAAACCTTTAATGTGATAATTTGTAAGTGGGGGTTGCAATCCACTCATATCCAGAGGGAGGGATGGAATGATAATCTACAGTTTAAAAAAAAATACGTAAGCAAAAGGGGCTTACGCAAGATGGACTAGCGAGGCGTTCCGGCGTAAGCAAGAGCATGATCAGCGCCATTGAGAATGAGGAACGTCATCCTACCGTGCCGATACTCTGCGGTTTGGCTAGGGCTCTGCAGGTGCGGCCGCAAGACTTATATGAATATGATTAAAAAATTGGAGGAATGAAAAAATGGCAAACTATACTTTGAAAGCGTTAATCGATAACGAAACGGTGAAAAAATTCAACATGTTGAATCAAAGGGTGATTATCGTCAAGGAAGCGGAAGGTTCGGGCGCGGATGTTGCCTGGGTCACGTTTGCACCGTTTGAAATTAACAGCGTGTCCTGGGAAGAAGCGTACGGCGTGTATGCATCCTGCAGCGAAATGGAAGGCAAGGCGAAAATTGAAAAATCTTCGTATGCGCAGGCTAGCGAAAAACAATCGTACGCGTTTGCCAACGGAATTTTTGAACCGCCGGTTACCGATACGACGCTGGGCGACAACATGTATGAAATCAAAAACAATATGACCGACCCGGATATCCTGACCTTCGGTCTGGCGCAAGACGTCGTAGCGAACGGCGTAACCTACGAAGGCAATCCGATCAATGCGGTGCAGGTACTCTCCAACGAGTCGGCGACGTTTACGCCGCATGAAAGAATCAGCATCTTCATGCAGTCGGATTTGGATGACGGCATGGTGATCAGCCGCATCAAGAGCCAGGCGCTGCTGCTTGACTTTGCAAAACAGGCCGATATCGTCATTAAATACGATCCCGCCGTCGGCGGTTTCGTAAAAGCGTAAGGAAAGGAGGTAGCAAGGATGAGAATACCAGCAGATGCGCATTTTACTAAAGTTTATGTTCATTCAATGACTGGCGGAGTCGCAAGACTGCTAGATGGTACCGGAACCAGTAATTGTACGGGAACTGTGTTCTATTGCGGATCGTTTGACAAAGATGAGCGACCCACAGTCGGTGAAATTTGCAAAATCGAAGCGACTGTAAATGGAACGATGATAACGTTCCGGGGAAAATGTTTTGATGTCGGCAACACTTGCAGCTTCGACGTAATGGAATAGCAGCTAAAAAATCGCTCCTTTGCGGATTGCGCAAAGGAGCGATTTTTGTATTGAAGTGATCATGCGCGGCGTAGGGAAGCTTAAAAGACATGTTTGAATACAGACGCTTGCCCTAGAAACATACAGGAACTCTTTTCTTTGCGTGCGCCAAGGCATATAATAAGCGTTGAGACATCTCTAAGGAGGATTCCTATGAAACGATGGAAGCGTATTGTCATCTTGGTGCTGCTGCTTATAGCGGCGCTTGTGTTATGCCGTGAGGCGCTGGCTGCGCCGCTGCAGGAAGCAGCGGGCGGCAGCAATGCGTTTGCCTGGGATTTTTATCAGATTGCGCGCAAGAACGAACCGGATAAAAATCTGGTCTTCTCGCCGTACGCTATTTCGCGCACGCTGGCGATGGCGTACGCGGGGAGCGGTGGCGAGACGGCGCGACAATTGGAAAAGACGCTGCACGTTACGCTGGAGCCGAAAGCGCTGACGGAAGCGTTCGGCAAACTGCATAAGGAACTGCCATTGAAAGATAACGCGGCGAACCGGTTGCGCATGGGCGATGCGATGTGGCTGGACAGTGCGGTGACAGTGCGCCGGGAGTTTTCAACGCTGATGGATCGGAATTATCCGCGGAGTTTGCGTGACAGCGATTTTGTCGATCATGGCGAAGCGGCGCGACAGGCGGTCAATTTTTGGTTGGAAGACAAGACGGACGGCGCAGTGACGACGTTCCTGCCGCCGGAGGATGCGAAGAAGGCTGTTTCACTTTTACTGGTCAATGGCGATTCGTTCAAAGGCGAATGGCAGACGCCGTTTATGGCGAAGGATATGGAACAACTCTCCTTCCGGCGCGTCAGAGGCGATTCGCTGCTTGTGCCGATGCTGCATCAGAAACTCGAAGCCCCATATTTCGAAGATGAACATGCACAGGTTGTTGAATTGCCGTATGCCGGAAATGAACTGGCGACGCTTGTCGTCGTGCCGAAAGGCGAGGGCAAAGAGGCGATTGATGAACTGGATTTGGGAAAATATACGAGCGGCCAGAAATTGCTGCACAGCAAAGCGCTGGATGTGTTTTTGCCGAAATGCAAAGTGGAAAGCCGCTATAGCTTAGAGGATGCGGCGCTATTGCCTGCGCTGGGATTGACGACGGCTTTTGATGCCAAGAGCGCTGACTTTTCCGGCGTTAGTTCGAAGCAAACGCTCTTTATCAGCCGCATGCTGCAACAGGCGGTCGTGGATATTGCGGAAAACGGCGCGCAAACGCAAAAGCAGGCGACGCTGCCAGCTGGCAAAACGAATGCGGGACATTCTTCGCAACCTGCGCTGGCAGTGCGTGCGGATCATCCGTTTTTCTTTTTGATTGTACACAAGCCAAGCGGTTTAATTTTGTTCATGGGGCGGATTGTCGATCCCACACAAGCGGGGCTGACGCTATGGCAGGCGGAAATGGCGAATTATCCGGGGCATGTGGAGCAGGACGGCCGCCCGGTCATGCGGCCGGGATATCCGTATTATTGGCACTGGCGGCAATGAGCCTGAAGAAAGAACAGTGGCAGAAGAGGACGTTTCGGTGTAGAATGAACAGATGAGTCAGCAAAGGAAAGGCGGTTTCAGGCAAGGATGACGAGGATTTTTTTAATACGCCATGGCGAGACGAAATGGAACAAGTTAATGAAGTATCAGGGGCAGACGGATATTTCGCTCAGCGAAGCCGGACGTCGCCAGGCCGAGTGCCTGGCCGGACGCTTGCGCACGAAACGGTTTGCCGCCGCATACTCGAGCGACTTGGAGCGGGCGCACGAAACGGCAAAGACGATTGCCGCGCCGCATGGCTTGGAGGTTCGCGTTGTTTCGGGTTTGAAGGAGATTTCCTTTGGAGCGTGGGAAGGCATGACGCACGACAGTTTGATCGGTGAAGCGGCAGTGGAAGCGAATCGGTTTTTTTCGCAGCCGCTGCCGGAGGCGAAGAGTCCCGGCGGCGAATCGTTCCAGGAACTGCAGGAACGGATGCAAGCAGCGCTGGAAGCGATCGTCAGTGCGCATCCGGACGAAGATGTGCTGGTCGTCTCGCACGGAGCGGCGATCCGCAGCGCCATCTGCGCCGCGCTCGCTATTCCGCTGAGCCAGGTCTGGAATATCCGGCAGGATAATACGGCGTTGAACATCTTGGAATATCACGCCGAGCGCACTGTCGTTGCCCGCCTCAATGATGCAACGCATCTGAAAGAGGAAAAGCAGGCGGGTTGAAGGGTGAGGCGTTTTTGCGATTTAAGATAATTTAAAGAATCGCTGGCGATAGGTAAAATAAATGAGCGTAGGGAGGTAGGATGATGTCAGGTATTAATAGCGTGTCCAACAGTGCGTGGTACAAGCTCTTGAACAGCAACACCGATGCGACTTCCAGCGAAACGCAGTCGGGGACTTCCAGTTCGTCGACCGACTCGACCACGTCGACGAGTACTACAGCGTCTCAACTCGATGAGTATCTAAAGAAAGCAAAGTCGGCTTCGCTGGCGGATTATTTGTCAAGCGGATCATCCAGCGATCAGAGCAATGATGCTTCTTCCGGTCTGTATAGCGAGCTGACGTATGGTTCGACCGGACAGGTAGCGCTGATTATGCAGAAGATGCAGACGTTGGAGGACGCAAAGAGCAGCGCGAGCAGTTCGGATAGCAGCGATTCCTCCAACACCACAGCAACGGACTCGACGGCGAAGGTCAGTGCAAAATAAAAATGCTCTGGCTGTCGTGTTATCTGCCACAATGGCAAATGCAATAAAACGCCAACTTGTATCTTGAGGATGCAAGTTGGCGTTTTATTTAGTGCAATGTAGAGTGGATTACGATTCGGGCAACGCTTCGAGAAGTTTGAGTTCATTTCCGTCGGCAAAGCTTATACGGCTGACATTGACGGTATAGGTGAGGGCTTTTGGGTCGGAGGCGAGAATTTCGTTATGGCCGTCCATGAATTGATTGAGATGGAAGGAATAATAAAGGATCGGTTTTTGCTCGGCGCTGCTTAGATCGGCTTTGATTCCGCTGGCAAGCAACGTGGCGCCGTTTTTATTGGCGACGGAAATCTGACCGCCCAGGGAGGCCGGTTTGGGGCCGGAACCTACGGTGACCGGAATTGCGACGCGCAGTTCGCGTGAGAATCCCCAAGGGTCGGCGTTGACGATCTGAGCGCTTACAGAACCAAGCGTGAGCGCTGTTTTAATTTTACTTTCAATGGGCGCATTAAGTCGGGCCAGTTTTTCGGCGCGCAGCTTTTTCAGTTGCGCCATGTAGGTTTTGAGATTGGCGATCTCGGTGATTTTCCAGGTGCCGTCATCAAGTTTGATGAGTTTGAGCTCGATGATCAGCTCTTTTTCCACTTGCTTTTCGAATACGCTAATGCCGACGACGGCGACGTTGCCGTCTTCTTTTGTATAGGAGACGCCTTTGAAGTCACTCGAGGCAAGACCGGTCTTCTTGCCGACCTCAGCAGCGGAGAAACGCGGTTGTTTATCGGTTTCGCCTTCTGTGGTCTGCGCTTTTTCGAACGAACCGCTTTCTACGAAGCGCTTGCTGGCATCTTTGGCTACGGCAACAAAAGGCTGCTTAAACATTTGTGCGAGGCCCATGGCAAAGGTCTTTATATTGGCGGACTCGCCTTTTTCTTCGGCTATGGATGCGACAACAATGTCGTCGAAGGCTCGATTCGCAAGAGAGTCGACATCGACATGCTTTTCAAATTCGGCGTAGTTGTGCGTTTCAACGGCGTTGCGGATCAAACCGAGTGAATAGGCGGGCGTTTTTTTCCAGTAGAAAACATACCAGGCTCCGGTAAAAATGGTGGCGAAAAGAATGACGCTGATTAAGACGGTGGCGATAATGCCTTTGCGTGACGTCGGCAGATGCCAGGATGATAAATTTGCCATGGGAATTCCTCCTAAAGATAAGAATGTATACCAATATGTTAACGTAAAAAGAAGCGTTTTGCACGGAAAAATAGAATTAATTTTAAAAAGAAAAGCAATCCGGAAAAGACTTTTCTCTGGCTTATTTATCTGATCCCCAGGTGTGTCAGCGATGTTGCCGAAGCGCCAGCCGTCTGTTTTTGTGTATGGGATAATTTTCCCAAAAGAAGGAAGCGAAGTGCAACTGACGAATACACTGTAATAGGTGATTGAAAAAGCGACGGGAGGTTATGCGGTTATGGAGCGTAAACGAAGATGGCTTTTTTTATGGCTAAGCATTCTCTGCTTAGCGGCGTTGGCAGCGGGATGCGCCAACCAAAAGGCGGAGGTTCCGCCGCCTGCAAGCACACCGGTGATGCTTGGCGAATGGAAAGCGGACGGCGTCATCGATGAAAAGGAATACGGTAAGCCGCAGATGATCGGCGATGTCGAGGTCTTCAGCCGTGTGAAAGGCGATACGGTATTGATGGCGCTGCGCGCCAAGACGAAAGGATATCTGGCGATCGGCATCGGCGCTGCTGAGAAGATGGACGGCGCCGATATTCTGATGTTTTCGTTTAAGGATGGGAAAATTCTGGTCGAGGAGAAATACAGCACGAGCTTGGTCGGACTGCCGAAACCGAAACAGGGAGAACCGACCGTTTCACAGCTGAAGGGCAATTATACGGACGGCGTGATGACGGTGGAATTTGCTCGCAAGCTGGATCCGGGCGGTGCACAGAACAAGGCTCTTGTCTTGGGCGACAACAAGCTGATCTGGGCCATTGGCGAGAGCAACGTCACGACGCAGAAACACACGCAACGCGGTGCAGGAGTATTGAAACTGCAGGCGATAGAATAGTGATAGAAAAGGGAGAAATTGACTTTTGTGAGCGTTTTTGCTATAATCTACCGTAATAGCAACGTGATGAAATAGGAACAGATGAAGTCTTTATAGACTTTATCTGTTCTTTTTTTAGGAGGGGAAAGGATGAGCAGCTGTTCCGTGCTTACAATCGATCTGAACAAAATCAGGGAAAATGCAAATCAGATTGTGCGGCAATGCCGTGATAAAGGAATTGAAGTCATCGGCGTGACGAAAGGATTTACGGCTGCGCACCAGATCGTGACGGCGATGCTGGAAGGCGGCATTGCCGGTCTGGCGGACGCGAGGATGGAAAATATCATGGAACTGCGCAAGCGCGGTTTTCAAAATCAAATTACCTTATTGCGACTGCCTCGCTTGAGCAATGTCGATAATGTAGTTCGTTATGCGGATGTCAGCATCAATTCAGAACTGAGCGT
This genomic stretch from Azotosporobacter soli harbors:
- a CDS encoding Xaa-Pro peptidase family protein, translating into MLNQERIQKTTANMAEMGIDQLIITDPTTIFYLSGAWLHTGKRMLAMLVGRDTTCRLFVHEMFQQSDALGMPVTYFSDIESPVAVLNAALAKTGVVGIDSNWPARFLLELQELNTTVKMVRGSFAVDGVRMCKDETEQAKMQEASRLNDLAMAKIQKEIQPGRTELEMVEILSGIYRELGTAGFSFDPIISYGAGAAEPHHTSDDTCVKPGDCIVIDIGCKKNEYCSDMTRTVFYKTVSPEAEKVYNLVKEANLSAIAAVKPGVRFCDIDRAARSVIEAGGYGPFFTHRTGHCIGLDVHDFGDVSAANELPVREGMIFSIEPGIYLKGKFGVRIEDLVLVTKDGCKVLNAHTKELTIID
- a CDS encoding XRE family transcriptional regulator, with translation MINEIGEKIAALRKSKGLTLKNMSELCGLSISFLSQIENGSSSLAITSLKKIAETLNVPITYFFDTHENHHYHVTLEKQEKWNIEGSPFEYVRLSGQFPESSVEPLLVTLPPNSNFGQVYSHPGEEFVYVLEGALLVDLDGKQHRVKTGESIHYPSTLPHSWSNPSAQQVRVLSVSSPPLFK
- a CDS encoding helix-turn-helix transcriptional regulator gives rise to the protein MRKQKGLTQDGLARRSGVSKSMISAIENEERHPTVPILCGLARALQVRPQDLYEYD
- a CDS encoding serpin family protein, with amino-acid sequence MKRWKRIVILVLLLIAALVLCREALAAPLQEAAGGSNAFAWDFYQIARKNEPDKNLVFSPYAISRTLAMAYAGSGGETARQLEKTLHVTLEPKALTEAFGKLHKELPLKDNAANRLRMGDAMWLDSAVTVRREFSTLMDRNYPRSLRDSDFVDHGEAARQAVNFWLEDKTDGAVTTFLPPEDAKKAVSLLLVNGDSFKGEWQTPFMAKDMEQLSFRRVRGDSLLVPMLHQKLEAPYFEDEHAQVVELPYAGNELATLVVVPKGEGKEAIDELDLGKYTSGQKLLHSKALDVFLPKCKVESRYSLEDAALLPALGLTTAFDAKSADFSGVSSKQTLFISRMLQQAVVDIAENGAQTQKQATLPAGKTNAGHSSQPALAVRADHPFFFLIVHKPSGLILFMGRIVDPTQAGLTLWQAEMANYPGHVEQDGRPVMRPGYPYYWHWRQ
- a CDS encoding histidine phosphatase family protein produces the protein MTRIFLIRHGETKWNKLMKYQGQTDISLSEAGRRQAECLAGRLRTKRFAAAYSSDLERAHETAKTIAAPHGLEVRVVSGLKEISFGAWEGMTHDSLIGEAAVEANRFFSQPLPEAKSPGGESFQELQERMQAALEAIVSAHPDEDVLVVSHGAAIRSAICAALAIPLSQVWNIRQDNTALNILEYHAERTVVARLNDATHLKEEKQAG
- a CDS encoding DOMON domain-containing protein, with the protein product MERKRRWLFLWLSILCLAALAAGCANQKAEVPPPASTPVMLGEWKADGVIDEKEYGKPQMIGDVEVFSRVKGDTVLMALRAKTKGYLAIGIGAAEKMDGADILMFSFKDGKILVEEKYSTSLVGLPKPKQGEPTVSQLKGNYTDGVMTVEFARKLDPGGAQNKALVLGDNKLIWAIGESNVTTQKHTQRGAGVLKLQAIE